Proteins from a single region of Chelonoidis abingdonii isolate Lonesome George chromosome 20, CheloAbing_2.0, whole genome shotgun sequence:
- the LOC116829452 gene encoding protein ABHD15-like isoform X2 produces the protein MAIELCHEALLHGYRPVVFNRRGQNGCPLSTTTLQLYGDPADLREAIQYICSRCPGALLFAVGESTGAGLLFSYLGECGSSSHLTAAGCISPIFHPRCWFEAGCPWLWQQLLLMSQKVCLSQFATVLGEVLPLDRFFEGQSLRELEEVLFCQAQTWDLYWERNNSLRDVDEVAVPVLCICSQDDPMCGGPRGTLPFELFETNPYFFLVLTQGGGHCGFFKDSLCGAFWSHEVLLQFFHTTVDFLLTEDKLRGQAKKRGARSVLKVTQGRSGCRKESCCPHNSPDIYRWQRSYTR, from the exons ATGGCCATAGAG CTGTGTCACGAGGCACTCCTTCATGGCTACCGTCCTGTTGTCTTCAACCGCCGTGGTCAGAATGGCTGCCCCCTAAGCACCACCACGCTGCAGCTGTATGGCGATCCTGCTGACCTGCGAGAAGCCATCCAGTACATCTGTTCCCGGTGCCCAGGGGCCCTGCTctttgcagtgggggagagcaCTGGGGCAGGGCTCCTGTTCTCCTACCTGGGAGAATGTGGTTCCTCTAGCCACCTGACAGCTGCTGGCTGCATCTCCCCCATCTTTCACCCTCGGTGCTGGTTTGAAGCTGGGTGCCCCTGGTTATGGCAGCAACTCTTGCTCATGTCCCAGAAGGTGTGTCTCAGCCA GTTTGCCACAGTGCTAGGGGAGGTTCTGCCACTGGATCGTTTCTTTGAGGGCCAGTCACTGAGGGAGCTGGAGGAGGTCTTGTTCTGCCAGGCCCAGACCTGGGACTTGTACTGGGAGAGGAACAACTCCCTACGGGATGTGGATGAGGTGGCAGTACCAGTGCTGTGCATCTGCAGCCAGGACGACCCTATGTGTGGGGGCCCCAGGGGCACTCTGCCCTTTGAGCTGTTTGAGACAAACCCCTACTTCTTCCTGGTGCTCACTCAGGGAGGCGGACACTGTGGCTTCTTCAAGGATAGCCTGTGTGGTGCCTTCTGGAGCCATGAGGTGCTGCTGCAGTTCTTCCACACCACTGTGGATTTCCTCCTCACAGAGGATAAACTGAGGGGCCAGGCCAAGAAGAGAGGGGCCAGGTCGGTGCTGAAGGTCACCCAGGGCAGAAGTGGCTGCAGGAAGGAGTCCTGCTGCCCCCACAATAGTCCTGACATTTACCGCTGGCAGCGCTCCTACACCCGCTGA
- the LOC116829452 gene encoding protein ABHD15-like isoform X1 produces the protein MLPWAGVLGFLLLLILLRVRVWVPSSSGAQLVCKSSALAAYLESQCQALKGLCEASWPWRALPSLQTLASLMGPLDSRVHFVRTYLQLSDEGLVALDWAVGPAQQERRQTSSTHSAPVLLLVPNSFGKVTRNISKLCHEALLHGYRPVVFNRRGQNGCPLSTTTLQLYGDPADLREAIQYICSRCPGALLFAVGESTGAGLLFSYLGECGSSSHLTAAGCISPIFHPRCWFEAGCPWLWQQLLLMSQKVCLSQFATVLGEVLPLDRFFEGQSLRELEEVLFCQAQTWDLYWERNNSLRDVDEVAVPVLCICSQDDPMCGGPRGTLPFELFETNPYFFLVLTQGGGHCGFFKDSLCGAFWSHEVLLQFFHTTVDFLLTEDKLRGQAKKRGARSVLKVTQGRSGCRKESCCPHNSPDIYRWQRSYTR, from the exons ATGCTGCCATGGGCGGGGGTGTTGGGCTTCCTCCTGCTGCTCATCCTCCTGCGTGTCCGGGTTTGGGTCCCAAGCAGCTCTGGGGCCCAGCTGGTCTGCAAGTCCTCTGCATTGGCTGCCTACCTGGAGAGCCAGTGTCAGGCCTTGAAAGGCCTATGCGAAGCCAGCTGGCCATGGagggctctcccctccctgcagacACTGGCCAGCCTGATGGGGCCCCTGGATAGCAGGGTGCATTTCGTAAGGACCTATCTGCAGCTGAGTGATGAGGGGCTGGTGGCTCTGGACTGGGCAGTGGGGCCAGCacagcaggagaggaggcagacATCCAGCACCCACAGCGCACCCGTCCTGCTGCTTGTCCCCAACTCCTTCGGGAAGGTCACCCGCAACATCAGCAAG CTGTGTCACGAGGCACTCCTTCATGGCTACCGTCCTGTTGTCTTCAACCGCCGTGGTCAGAATGGCTGCCCCCTAAGCACCACCACGCTGCAGCTGTATGGCGATCCTGCTGACCTGCGAGAAGCCATCCAGTACATCTGTTCCCGGTGCCCAGGGGCCCTGCTctttgcagtgggggagagcaCTGGGGCAGGGCTCCTGTTCTCCTACCTGGGAGAATGTGGTTCCTCTAGCCACCTGACAGCTGCTGGCTGCATCTCCCCCATCTTTCACCCTCGGTGCTGGTTTGAAGCTGGGTGCCCCTGGTTATGGCAGCAACTCTTGCTCATGTCCCAGAAGGTGTGTCTCAGCCA GTTTGCCACAGTGCTAGGGGAGGTTCTGCCACTGGATCGTTTCTTTGAGGGCCAGTCACTGAGGGAGCTGGAGGAGGTCTTGTTCTGCCAGGCCCAGACCTGGGACTTGTACTGGGAGAGGAACAACTCCCTACGGGATGTGGATGAGGTGGCAGTACCAGTGCTGTGCATCTGCAGCCAGGACGACCCTATGTGTGGGGGCCCCAGGGGCACTCTGCCCTTTGAGCTGTTTGAGACAAACCCCTACTTCTTCCTGGTGCTCACTCAGGGAGGCGGACACTGTGGCTTCTTCAAGGATAGCCTGTGTGGTGCCTTCTGGAGCCATGAGGTGCTGCTGCAGTTCTTCCACACCACTGTGGATTTCCTCCTCACAGAGGATAAACTGAGGGGCCAGGCCAAGAAGAGAGGGGCCAGGTCGGTGCTGAAGGTCACCCAGGGCAGAAGTGGCTGCAGGAAGGAGTCCTGCTGCCCCCACAATAGTCCTGACATTTACCGCTGGCAGCGCTCCTACACCCGCTGA